The Hevea brasiliensis isolate MT/VB/25A 57/8 chromosome 1, ASM3005281v1, whole genome shotgun sequence genome has a window encoding:
- the LOC110641462 gene encoding indole-3-acetaldehyde oxidase isoform X2 encodes MAAESLLFLQESEIRRKGQKKSNPFLLLTSIRRRHLLRKTKKGCSTSQNQCICFGNTSADEGDELIAGFGFGWIFPETHNEMEEESEMAKKGHLVFAANGQRFELFTVDPSMTLLEFLRTQTPFKSVKLGCGEGGCGACTVLLSKHDPLLDQVEDFTASSCLTLLCSINGCSITTSEGLGNSKVGFHSIHKRFSGFHASQCGFCTPGMCMSLFGALVNAEKTDRPEPSPGYSKLTVLEAEKAIAGNLCRCTGYRPIADACKSFASDVDMEDLGFNSFWKKGERHEVNISGLPLYNRNHEICTFPAFLKREVKASMLIDSKRCSWNQPSSFQELQGLLKSYDANNGVRMKLVVGNTGMGYYKEVEHYDRYIDLRYIPELSMIRGDHTGIEIGASVTISKAIEALREESKGEFISASKLVFKKIADHMEKVAAKFIRNIGSIGGNLVMAQGKHFPSDIATILLAAGSFVHIINGVIHEKLTLEEFLERPPLDSKSVLISVRIPNCGSIKDVYPEGDSKLFFETYRAAPRPLGNALPYLNAAFLAEVSCSKSSNGIMMNSCQLAFGAFGTKHAIRARKVEEFLTGNWLTNAVLCEAIKLVKATVVPDDGTSDPAYRSSLAVGFLFDFLGQLVDSSSNGWLKGYSGISMLEDVISKEKYDNLDHVKYPTLLSSSKQVIELNKEYHPIGEPITKSGSALQASGEAVYVDDIPSPGNCLYGSFIYSTKPFARIKGIGFNSKSLPDGVTALVSFKDIPKGGQNIGLLLSFGPERLFADELTQYAGEPVAFVLADSQKHADVGAKLAVVDYDLENLESPILTVEEAVERSSLFEIPPVICPKQVGDFSKGIAEADHKILSAKIKLGSQYYFYMENQTALAVPDEDNCMVVYSSIQCPEYAQAAIAKCLGVPEHNVRVLTRRVGGGFGGKVTKSMPVATACALAAHKYQRPVRISMNRKTDMIMAGGRHPMKITYSVGFKSNGKITALYLDILIDAGISLDISPMMPKAVVGALKKYNWGALSFDIKLCKTNLSSKSAMRGPGDLQGSYIAEAIIEQVASFLSVDADSVRAINFHTYDSLKLFYDVSAGDPLEYTLTSIWDKLATSACFNQRTQMIKEFNRYNIWKKRGISRIPCVYDVSMRPTPGKVSILHDGSIVVEVGGIELGQGLWTKVKQMAAFALSSIKYDGDADFLDKIRVIQADTLSLIQGGITAGSTTSESSCEAVRLCCEVLVERLMPLKERLQMQTDSIRWEMLIQKAYLEAVNLSVNSFFIPDFASKQYLNYGAAVSEVEVDLLTGQTTILRSDILYDCGQSLNPAVDLGQIEGAFVQGIGFFMLEEYTTNSDGLVDTEGTWTYKIPTIDTIPKQLNVALLHSGRNPKRVLSSKDEPDDIILRGAFVMNNKMSKWDSMLSA; translated from the exons GTGGTTGTGGTGCTTGTACTGTTCTGCTCTCCAAGCATGATCCATTGCTTGACCAAGTTGAGGATTTTACAGCGAGTTCATGTCTCACACTACTTTGCAGTATAAATGGATGTTCAATTACAACATCTGAAGGCCTGGGTAATAGCAAAGTTGGGTTCCATTCAATTCACAAAAGGTTCTCTGGATTCCATGCTTCTCAATGTGGCTTTTGTACTCCTGGAATGTGCATGTCCCTCTTTGGGGCCCTTGTTAATGCTGAAAAGACTGATCGACCTGAACCCTCTCCAGGATATTCCAAGCTGACAGTCCTTGAAGCTGAAAAAGCTATCGCAGGAAATCTTTGTCGCTGTACTGGATATCGACCCATTGCTGATGCATGCAAAAGTTTTGCATCTGATGTCGATATGGAGGATTTGGGATTTAATTCTTTCTGGAAAAAGGGAGAGAGACATGAAGTAAATATAAGTGGATTACCTTTGTACAATCGTAATCATGAGATTTGCACTTTCCCTGCATTTTTGAAAAGGGAAGTCAAAGCTTCCATGCTTATAGATTCTAAAAGATGTTCTTGGAACCAACCTTCTAGTTTTCAGGAGCTTCAGGGCTTATTAAAAAGCTATGATGCCAACAATGGAGTCCGGATGAAACTGGTGGTTGGTAACACGGGCATGGGTTATTATAAGGAAGTAGAACACTATGATAGATACATTGATCTCAGGTATATTCCTGAACTCTCAATGATTAGGGGGGACCACACTGGGATTGAAATTGGGGCATCTGTGACTATTTCTAAGGCTATTGAAGCTTTGAGGGAAGAAAGTAAAGGTGAATTTATCTCTGCAAGTAAGCTGGTGTTCAAAAAAATTGCAGACCATATGGAGAAAGTTGCTGCCAAATTTATCAGAAATATAGGCAGTATTGGGGGAAATTTGGTGATGGCACAAGGAAAACATTTCCCTTCAGATATTGCCACAATACTTCTTGCGGCCGGTTCATTTGTTCATATAATAAATGGTGTCATTCATGAAAAGCTTACCTTGGAGGAGTTTTTAGAAAGGCCTCCCTTGGATTCCAAAAGTGTACTCATAAGTGTTAGAATCCCAAATTGTGGATCCATTAAGGATGTATATCCTGAAGGAGATAGTAAGCTGTTTTTTGAAACCTACCGAGCTGCACCGCGGCCCCTTGGAAACGCTTTGCCTTATCTGAATGCTGCTTTCTTGGCTGAAGTTTCCTGCTCAAAATCATCTAATGGAATTATGATGAATAGCTGTCAGTTGGCATTTGGTGCTTTTGGAACTAAACATGCTATTAGAGCTAGGAAAGTTGAGGAATTTTTAACAGGAAATTGGTTAACCAATGCTGTTCTCTGTGAAGCTATTAAATTAGTTAAAGCTACTGTTGTACCTGACGATGGAACTTCAGATCCTGCATATAGGTCAAGCTTGGCTGTTGGTTTTCTTTTTGATTTTCTTGGTCAGTTAGTAGATAGCAGTTCTAATGGTTGGTTGAAGGGATATAGTGGTATTTCAATGTTGGAGGATGTCATATCAAAGGAGAAGTATGACAATCTGGATCATGTTAAATACCCCACTTTGCTGTCATCATCCAAACAGGTGATCGAATTAAACAAAGAGTATCATCCCATTGGTGAGCCAATTACCAAATCTGGATCTGCCCTTCAAGCTTCGG GTGAGGCtgtttatgtggatgacattccatCCCCTGGAAATTGTCTGTATGGATCATTCATTTATAGCACAAAGCCTTTTGCTAGGATAAAGGGTATAGGATTTAATTCTAAATCACTCCCAGATGGAGTAACTGCACTTGTTTCTTTCAAGGACATTCCAAAAGGTGGGCAGAACATTGGTTTATTGTTATCTTTTGGTCCTGAAAGATTGTTTGCTGATGAGCTTACTCAGTATGCTGGAGAACCAGTTGCATTTGTG CTTGCAGATTCACAGAAACACGCAGATGTAGGAGCAAAGCTTGCAGTGGTAGATTATGACCTGGAAAATCTAGAGTCTCCCATTTTAACTGTAGAAGAGGCTGTCGAGAGGTCTAGCCTTTTTGAGATACCGCCTGTGATCTGTCCCAAACAAGTTGGTGATTTCTCTAAGGGAATTGCTGAAGCTGATCACAAGATTCTCTCTGCTAAG ATAAAACTCGGGTCACAATATTATTTCTATATGGAGAATCAGACTGCTCTTGCTGTTCCTGATGAAGACAACTGCATGGTGGTTTACAGTTCAATTCAATGTCCTGAGTATGCACAGGCTGCGATTGCAAAATGTCTTGGTGTTCCTGAACACAACGTGCGTGTGCTTACAAGAAGGGTTGGAGGAGGTTTTGGTGGAAAGGTCACGAAATCCATGCCC GTTGCTACAGCATGTGCACTTGCAGCACACAAGTATCAGCGCCCGGTTAGGATATCTATGAACCGCAAGACTGATATGATAATGGCAGGAGGAAGGCATCCTATGAAAATAACTTACAGTGTAGGATTCAAATCTAATGGGAAAATTACTGCCTTGTATCTTGATATATTAATTGATGCTGGCATATCTCTAGACATAAGTCCTATGATGCCAAAAGCAGTTGTGGGTGCACTTAAAAAGTATAATTGGGGTGCTTTATCTTTTGATATAAAGTTATGTAAAACAAACCTTTCAAGCAAATCAGCAATGCGGGGCCCTGGAGACCTGCAAGGGTCATATATTGCAGAAGCCATAATTGAACAAGTAGCATCTTTTCTTTCTGTTGATGCCGATTCTGTGAGGGCCATAAATTTTCACACATATGATAGCCTTAAATTATTCTATGATGTCAGTGCAGGTGATCCTCTAGAATATACTTTAACTTCAATATGGGATAAGTTAGCCACATCTGCATGCTTTAACCAAAGGActcaaatgataaaagagtttaaTAGGTATAATATTTGGAAGAAAAGAGGTATATCTCGAATACCTTGTGTGTATGATGTGTCAATGAGGCCAACTCCTGGAAAAGTAAGCATTCTACATGATGGGTCTATTGTTGTTGAAGTTGGAGGAATAGAGCTGGGTCAGGGGCTTTGGACAAAGGTAAAACAAATGGCTGCATTTGCTCTCAGTTCAATCAAATATGATGGAGATGCAGACTTCTTGGATAAAATACGAGTCATACAAGCTGATACTTTGAGTTTAATTCAAGGAGGGATCACTGCTGGGAGCACTACATCTGAGTCGAGCTGTGAAGCAGTCAGACTTTGCTGTGAAGTACTGGTTGAGAGACTGATGCCTCTAAAGGAAAGGTTGCAGATGCAAACAGATTCAATAAGATGGGAGATGCTTATTCAAAAG GCATATTTGGAAGCTGTGAACTTATCAGTGAATTCTTTCTTCATTCCTGACTTTGCTTCAAAACAATACTTAAACTATGGTGCTGCAGTGAGCGAG GTGGAAGTAGACCTTCTGACAGGGCAAACAACAATTTTGAGATCAGATATTTTATATGATTGTGGGCAATCTCTCAACCCTGCTGTGGATTTAGGACAG ATTGAAGGAGCTTTTGTCCAAGGAATTGGGTTTTTCATGCTCGAAGAATACACAACAAACTCAGATGGATTGGTAGACACAGAAGGCACATGGACGTACAAGATCCCTACAATTGACACCATACCAAAGCAGCTCAATGTTGCATTACTTCACAGTGGACGTAACCCAAAACGTGTTCTCTCTTCCAAAG ATGAACCGGATGACATTATTTTGAGAGGTGCTTTTGTGATGAATAACAAAATGAGCAAATGGGACAGCATGCTATCTGCATGA
- the LOC110641462 gene encoding indole-3-acetaldehyde oxidase isoform X4, with the protein MAAESLLFLQESEIRRKGQKKSNPFLLLTSIRRRHLLRKTKKGCSTSQNQCICFGNTSADEGDELIAGFGFGWIFPETHNEMEEESEMAKKGHLVFAANGQRFELFTVDPSMTLLEFLRTQTPFKSVKLGCGEGGCGACTVLLSKHDPLLDQVEDFTASSCLTLLCSINGCSITTSEGLGNSKVGFHSIHKRFSGFHASQCGFCTPGMCMSLFGALVNAEKTDRPEPSPGYSKLTVLEAEKAIAGNLCRCTGYRPIADACKSFASDVDMEDLGFNSFWKKGERHEVNISGLPLYNRNHEICTFPAFLKREVKASMLIDSKRCSWNQPSSFQELQGLLKSYDANNGVRMKLVVGNTGMGYYKEVEHYDRYIDLRYIPELSMIRGDHTGIEIGASVTISKAIEALREESKGEFISASKLVFKKIADHMEKVAAKFIRNIGSIGGNLVMAQGKHFPSDIATILLAAGSFVHIINGVIHEKLTLEEFLERPPLDSKSVLISVRIPNCGSIKDVYPEGDSKLFFETYRAAPRPLGNALPYLNAAFLAEVSCSKSSNGIMMNSCQLAFGAFGTKHAIRARKVEEFLTGNWLTNAVLCEAIKLVKATVVPDDGTSDPAYRSSLAVGFLFDFLGQLVDSSSNGWLKGYSGISMLEDVISKEKYDNLDHVKYPTLLSSSKQVIELNKEYHPIGEPITKSGSALQASGEAVYVDDIPSPGNCLYGSFIYSTKPFARIKGIGFNSKSLPDGVTALVSFKDIPKGGQNIGLLLSFGPERLFADELTQYAGEPVAFVLADSQKHADVGAKLAVVDYDLENLESPILTVEEAVERSSLFEIPPVICPKQVGDFSKGIAEADHKILSAKIKLGSQYYFYMENQTALAVPDEDNCMVVYSSIQCPEYAQAAIAKCLGVPEHNVRVLTRRVGGGFGGKVTKSMPVATACALAAHKYQRPVRISMNRKTDMIMAGGRHPMKITYSVGFKSNGKITALYLDILIDAGISLDISPMMPKAVVGALKKYNWGALSFDIKLCKTNLSSKSAMRGPGDLQGSYIAEAIIEQVASFLSVDADSVRAINFHTYDSLKLFYDVSAGDPLEYTLTSIWDKLATSACFNQRTQMIKEFNRYNIWKKRGISRIPCVYDVSMRPTPGKVSILHDGSIVVEVGGIELGQGLWTKVKQMAAFALSSIKYDGDADFLDKIRVIQADTLSLIQGGITAGSTTSESSCEAVRLCCEVLVERLMPLKERLQMQTDSIRWEMLIQKAYLEAVNLSVNSFFIPDFASKQYLNYGAAVSEVEVDLLTGQTTILRSDILYDCGQSLNPAVDLGQIEGAFVQGIGFFMLEEYTTNSDGLVDTEGTWTYKIPTIDTIPKQLNVALLHSGRNPKRVLSSKVMRA; encoded by the exons GTGGTTGTGGTGCTTGTACTGTTCTGCTCTCCAAGCATGATCCATTGCTTGACCAAGTTGAGGATTTTACAGCGAGTTCATGTCTCACACTACTTTGCAGTATAAATGGATGTTCAATTACAACATCTGAAGGCCTGGGTAATAGCAAAGTTGGGTTCCATTCAATTCACAAAAGGTTCTCTGGATTCCATGCTTCTCAATGTGGCTTTTGTACTCCTGGAATGTGCATGTCCCTCTTTGGGGCCCTTGTTAATGCTGAAAAGACTGATCGACCTGAACCCTCTCCAGGATATTCCAAGCTGACAGTCCTTGAAGCTGAAAAAGCTATCGCAGGAAATCTTTGTCGCTGTACTGGATATCGACCCATTGCTGATGCATGCAAAAGTTTTGCATCTGATGTCGATATGGAGGATTTGGGATTTAATTCTTTCTGGAAAAAGGGAGAGAGACATGAAGTAAATATAAGTGGATTACCTTTGTACAATCGTAATCATGAGATTTGCACTTTCCCTGCATTTTTGAAAAGGGAAGTCAAAGCTTCCATGCTTATAGATTCTAAAAGATGTTCTTGGAACCAACCTTCTAGTTTTCAGGAGCTTCAGGGCTTATTAAAAAGCTATGATGCCAACAATGGAGTCCGGATGAAACTGGTGGTTGGTAACACGGGCATGGGTTATTATAAGGAAGTAGAACACTATGATAGATACATTGATCTCAGGTATATTCCTGAACTCTCAATGATTAGGGGGGACCACACTGGGATTGAAATTGGGGCATCTGTGACTATTTCTAAGGCTATTGAAGCTTTGAGGGAAGAAAGTAAAGGTGAATTTATCTCTGCAAGTAAGCTGGTGTTCAAAAAAATTGCAGACCATATGGAGAAAGTTGCTGCCAAATTTATCAGAAATATAGGCAGTATTGGGGGAAATTTGGTGATGGCACAAGGAAAACATTTCCCTTCAGATATTGCCACAATACTTCTTGCGGCCGGTTCATTTGTTCATATAATAAATGGTGTCATTCATGAAAAGCTTACCTTGGAGGAGTTTTTAGAAAGGCCTCCCTTGGATTCCAAAAGTGTACTCATAAGTGTTAGAATCCCAAATTGTGGATCCATTAAGGATGTATATCCTGAAGGAGATAGTAAGCTGTTTTTTGAAACCTACCGAGCTGCACCGCGGCCCCTTGGAAACGCTTTGCCTTATCTGAATGCTGCTTTCTTGGCTGAAGTTTCCTGCTCAAAATCATCTAATGGAATTATGATGAATAGCTGTCAGTTGGCATTTGGTGCTTTTGGAACTAAACATGCTATTAGAGCTAGGAAAGTTGAGGAATTTTTAACAGGAAATTGGTTAACCAATGCTGTTCTCTGTGAAGCTATTAAATTAGTTAAAGCTACTGTTGTACCTGACGATGGAACTTCAGATCCTGCATATAGGTCAAGCTTGGCTGTTGGTTTTCTTTTTGATTTTCTTGGTCAGTTAGTAGATAGCAGTTCTAATGGTTGGTTGAAGGGATATAGTGGTATTTCAATGTTGGAGGATGTCATATCAAAGGAGAAGTATGACAATCTGGATCATGTTAAATACCCCACTTTGCTGTCATCATCCAAACAGGTGATCGAATTAAACAAAGAGTATCATCCCATTGGTGAGCCAATTACCAAATCTGGATCTGCCCTTCAAGCTTCGG GTGAGGCtgtttatgtggatgacattccatCCCCTGGAAATTGTCTGTATGGATCATTCATTTATAGCACAAAGCCTTTTGCTAGGATAAAGGGTATAGGATTTAATTCTAAATCACTCCCAGATGGAGTAACTGCACTTGTTTCTTTCAAGGACATTCCAAAAGGTGGGCAGAACATTGGTTTATTGTTATCTTTTGGTCCTGAAAGATTGTTTGCTGATGAGCTTACTCAGTATGCTGGAGAACCAGTTGCATTTGTG CTTGCAGATTCACAGAAACACGCAGATGTAGGAGCAAAGCTTGCAGTGGTAGATTATGACCTGGAAAATCTAGAGTCTCCCATTTTAACTGTAGAAGAGGCTGTCGAGAGGTCTAGCCTTTTTGAGATACCGCCTGTGATCTGTCCCAAACAAGTTGGTGATTTCTCTAAGGGAATTGCTGAAGCTGATCACAAGATTCTCTCTGCTAAG ATAAAACTCGGGTCACAATATTATTTCTATATGGAGAATCAGACTGCTCTTGCTGTTCCTGATGAAGACAACTGCATGGTGGTTTACAGTTCAATTCAATGTCCTGAGTATGCACAGGCTGCGATTGCAAAATGTCTTGGTGTTCCTGAACACAACGTGCGTGTGCTTACAAGAAGGGTTGGAGGAGGTTTTGGTGGAAAGGTCACGAAATCCATGCCC GTTGCTACAGCATGTGCACTTGCAGCACACAAGTATCAGCGCCCGGTTAGGATATCTATGAACCGCAAGACTGATATGATAATGGCAGGAGGAAGGCATCCTATGAAAATAACTTACAGTGTAGGATTCAAATCTAATGGGAAAATTACTGCCTTGTATCTTGATATATTAATTGATGCTGGCATATCTCTAGACATAAGTCCTATGATGCCAAAAGCAGTTGTGGGTGCACTTAAAAAGTATAATTGGGGTGCTTTATCTTTTGATATAAAGTTATGTAAAACAAACCTTTCAAGCAAATCAGCAATGCGGGGCCCTGGAGACCTGCAAGGGTCATATATTGCAGAAGCCATAATTGAACAAGTAGCATCTTTTCTTTCTGTTGATGCCGATTCTGTGAGGGCCATAAATTTTCACACATATGATAGCCTTAAATTATTCTATGATGTCAGTGCAGGTGATCCTCTAGAATATACTTTAACTTCAATATGGGATAAGTTAGCCACATCTGCATGCTTTAACCAAAGGActcaaatgataaaagagtttaaTAGGTATAATATTTGGAAGAAAAGAGGTATATCTCGAATACCTTGTGTGTATGATGTGTCAATGAGGCCAACTCCTGGAAAAGTAAGCATTCTACATGATGGGTCTATTGTTGTTGAAGTTGGAGGAATAGAGCTGGGTCAGGGGCTTTGGACAAAGGTAAAACAAATGGCTGCATTTGCTCTCAGTTCAATCAAATATGATGGAGATGCAGACTTCTTGGATAAAATACGAGTCATACAAGCTGATACTTTGAGTTTAATTCAAGGAGGGATCACTGCTGGGAGCACTACATCTGAGTCGAGCTGTGAAGCAGTCAGACTTTGCTGTGAAGTACTGGTTGAGAGACTGATGCCTCTAAAGGAAAGGTTGCAGATGCAAACAGATTCAATAAGATGGGAGATGCTTATTCAAAAG GCATATTTGGAAGCTGTGAACTTATCAGTGAATTCTTTCTTCATTCCTGACTTTGCTTCAAAACAATACTTAAACTATGGTGCTGCAGTGAGCGAG GTGGAAGTAGACCTTCTGACAGGGCAAACAACAATTTTGAGATCAGATATTTTATATGATTGTGGGCAATCTCTCAACCCTGCTGTGGATTTAGGACAG ATTGAAGGAGCTTTTGTCCAAGGAATTGGGTTTTTCATGCTCGAAGAATACACAACAAACTCAGATGGATTGGTAGACACAGAAGGCACATGGACGTACAAGATCCCTACAATTGACACCATACCAAAGCAGCTCAATGTTGCATTACTTCACAGTGGACGTAACCCAAAACGTGTTCTCTCTTCCAAAG TAATGCGAGCTTGA